A window from Fibrobacter sp. UWB11 encodes these proteins:
- a CDS encoding RND family transporter, with protein MQVSRLNQFFGKIGRAQLRHRWKVLIALIIVTVICSSGLSQFALDIGEEGWFGDSDDITLNTKKYEEIFGNLNGVGVLLVKQGDGDVFSEDMLKVIDKIGTRMKDEIPFADRLTSIIDVDIPVGNEEGFEIKKPYENGIPSDSAELAHARALVMRGSEKTNALVNALVSDDGRETWISLSLHPFKGKELDEKFNGVPDEVSVAIGYKLMEIIESDEFQNKGFKLYGGGMPFDNANEDRYEVPEYSIRVLCSIGVMLLFLALCLRNVFGVVVPAVATLSAIASVFGAMSYFGAKADSALVTLPVVLGMALAVGYSVHYIKMFKLFFRRTGKRKESAIKSVEECGWPVLFTVLTTMASFVSFLFVDMKPLEWMGKTSALVVLAIYLYVTTLIPILLSFGKDRAPKANLEEGATKLDTKFSGWSKFVYKKKRAFIVVTALIIAAFIPGMFKMTAQLDYLTITGDKMSYIRETKEMLKTKLGNQFSYEIMISYDEEGAFKKPENMKALLQLEDYLGTLSLTKWSGGKARVESATSILKEMNRALNEGKDSFYTVPEDEYVLAQLMELSSIEMREDFSDAMDEDFKTTVVNVDMTQFATEEALANMESLKAKLAELFPDAKCTLLGDMIRYSEMSNRIIFGGLKSFGFSLLIIAIMLIFAFSSLKLGLIGMIPNVAPVILVGGVMGYFNFALDFSTITVMPLILGIAVDDTIHLTTHLKMRYEQSGSCVKAMEATFREIGSTMFLTTIILCSMFSVYLFSPMRFLMVLGILIIIGLSSALLADYTITPALLHVAKPFGKEKQTSLRVPEEQSNS; from the coding sequence ATGCAAGTCAGTCGCCTGAATCAATTTTTCGGCAAGATTGGACGCGCCCAGCTACGCCATCGCTGGAAAGTTCTTATTGCTCTGATCATCGTTACCGTCATCTGCAGTTCCGGCTTAAGTCAGTTTGCGCTCGATATTGGCGAAGAAGGCTGGTTCGGCGATTCCGACGACATAACGCTAAACACAAAGAAATACGAAGAAATTTTCGGAAACCTGAATGGTGTGGGCGTTTTGCTCGTAAAGCAAGGGGACGGAGATGTCTTTAGCGAAGACATGCTGAAGGTCATCGACAAAATCGGAACCCGGATGAAGGACGAGATTCCGTTTGCAGACCGACTCACCTCGATTATCGATGTTGACATTCCTGTTGGCAATGAAGAAGGTTTCGAAATCAAGAAACCTTACGAGAACGGCATCCCCTCGGATTCTGCGGAGCTGGCTCACGCACGCGCACTCGTGATGCGCGGAAGCGAGAAGACGAATGCACTCGTAAACGCCCTCGTGAGTGACGACGGCCGAGAAACTTGGATTTCCCTATCGCTACACCCGTTCAAAGGAAAGGAACTCGACGAAAAATTCAACGGCGTGCCAGATGAAGTCTCGGTTGCCATCGGATACAAGCTGATGGAAATCATCGAAAGTGACGAATTCCAAAATAAGGGTTTCAAGCTTTACGGTGGTGGCATGCCGTTTGACAATGCCAACGAAGATCGCTACGAAGTCCCCGAATACAGCATCAGGGTTCTCTGTAGCATCGGCGTGATGCTTTTGTTTTTGGCCTTGTGCCTACGCAACGTTTTTGGCGTCGTTGTGCCTGCCGTTGCAACACTCAGCGCCATTGCATCGGTCTTTGGCGCAATGTCTTATTTTGGAGCAAAAGCCGATTCTGCCCTCGTGACACTGCCGGTCGTTCTCGGCATGGCCCTTGCGGTGGGTTATTCGGTGCATTATATCAAGATGTTCAAGCTGTTCTTTAGACGCACAGGCAAGCGCAAAGAATCGGCAATCAAGAGTGTCGAGGAATGCGGATGGCCGGTGCTGTTTACCGTTCTTACGACCATGGCATCTTTCGTGAGTTTCCTGTTTGTCGACATGAAACCCCTGGAATGGATGGGCAAAACATCGGCCCTGGTCGTACTTGCCATCTATCTCTATGTAACCACATTAATTCCGATTTTACTTTCTTTCGGCAAAGATCGCGCCCCCAAGGCGAATCTCGAAGAAGGCGCCACCAAGTTAGACACAAAATTCTCTGGTTGGTCGAAATTCGTCTATAAAAAGAAGAGGGCCTTTATCGTTGTTACGGCACTGATTATCGCCGCATTTATCCCCGGGATGTTTAAAATGACAGCGCAACTGGACTACCTTACTATAACAGGCGACAAAATGTCGTACATCCGAGAAACAAAGGAAATGCTCAAGACCAAACTCGGTAACCAGTTCAGTTACGAGATCATGATTTCCTATGACGAAGAAGGAGCCTTCAAGAAACCGGAAAACATGAAGGCTCTGTTACAGTTGGAAGATTACCTGGGGACACTTTCGCTTACCAAGTGGTCGGGCGGCAAGGCACGTGTGGAATCAGCGACAAGCATCTTGAAAGAAATGAATCGCGCCCTGAACGAAGGAAAAGATTCTTTCTACACCGTTCCCGAAGACGAATATGTGCTTGCTCAGCTGATGGAACTTTCATCTATCGAAATGCGTGAGGATTTCAGCGACGCGATGGACGAAGACTTCAAGACGACCGTTGTCAATGTGGACATGACTCAATTCGCCACAGAAGAAGCGCTCGCCAATATGGAGTCGTTGAAGGCAAAACTTGCTGAACTGTTCCCGGACGCTAAATGCACCCTTTTAGGCGACATGATCCGGTATTCCGAAATGAGCAACCGCATTATTTTTGGAGGCCTGAAATCCTTCGGATTTTCGCTTCTGATTATCGCCATCATGCTGATTTTCGCATTCTCTAGCCTAAAGCTTGGGCTCATCGGCATGATTCCGAACGTGGCTCCGGTTATTTTGGTAGGCGGCGTCATGGGCTACTTCAACTTTGCGCTTGATTTCAGCACCATCACGGTAATGCCGCTAATTTTAGGCATTGCCGTCGACGACACCATCCACCTTACGACGCACCTTAAAATGCGCTACGAACAAAGCGGTTCCTGCGTCAAGGCGATGGAAGCGACCTTCCGCGAAATTGGTTCGACCATGTTCCTGACGACAATTATCCTATGCTCCATGTTCAGTGTCTACCTGTTCAGCCCGATGCGTTTCTTGATGGTACTGGGCATTCTGATCATCATAGGCCTTTCGAGTGCATTGCTTGCCGACTACACCATTACACCGGCGCTCTTGCATGTGGCCAAACCATTCGGCAAGGAAAAACAAACATCATTACGAGTTCCAGAGGAACAAAGCAATTCATAA
- the ispE gene encoding 4-(cytidine 5'-diphospho)-2-C-methyl-D-erythritol kinase: MTMKEYAPAKINLFLDVIRKREDGYHDLGTVFQTVDAGDTVEATLREDGEIHLTYNEPQNYPLESDLVFKAAKALKEFAKCNLGADIHLTKVMPLGAGLGGGSADAAATLRLLNNLWNLNLPFETLESIGARLGADVPFLVRGGTAFAEGIGERLTFVEPLELPEGAALLIATPLDAVPTKDAYAGVPKSGPDRWEQYKASWTASSSSATPLFLDPKSYFNAFEISVFPTHPLVAEMKQKFLELGAKVALMSGSGASVFGIFETRELAEKAAVAMKPISRYQTITKFWHR; the protein is encoded by the coding sequence ATGACTATGAAAGAATACGCTCCTGCAAAAATCAATCTGTTTCTTGATGTGATTCGTAAACGTGAAGACGGTTACCACGATTTGGGAACCGTGTTCCAGACGGTCGATGCGGGCGATACGGTAGAGGCGACGCTTCGCGAAGATGGCGAAATCCACCTGACGTACAACGAACCGCAGAACTATCCGCTGGAATCGGACCTTGTGTTCAAGGCGGCGAAGGCGCTCAAGGAATTTGCGAAGTGCAATCTTGGTGCCGATATTCATTTGACGAAGGTCATGCCGCTTGGGGCTGGTCTTGGTGGAGGCAGTGCCGATGCTGCAGCAACGCTCCGTTTGCTCAATAACTTGTGGAACTTGAACCTTCCGTTCGAAACATTGGAATCTATCGGCGCTCGGCTTGGCGCCGACGTTCCGTTCCTCGTTCGAGGCGGAACCGCCTTTGCCGAGGGCATCGGCGAGCGCCTGACGTTCGTGGAACCGCTTGAATTGCCTGAAGGTGCAGCTCTCCTCATTGCAACCCCGCTGGACGCGGTCCCGACCAAGGATGCCTACGCGGGCGTTCCGAAATCTGGCCCGGACCGCTGGGAACAGTACAAGGCCTCTTGGACCGCGTCGTCCTCGTCCGCGACGCCGCTTTTCCTCGATCCCAAGTCGTATTTCAACGCTTTTGAGATTTCCGTGTTCCCGACGCACCCGCTTGTTGCCGAGATGAAGCAGAAATTCCTTGAACTGGGGGCTAAGGTCGCCCTGATGTCCGGGTCTGGAGCCTCTGTTTTCGGAATTTTCGAGACCCGGGAACTTGCCGAAAAAGCTGCTGTAGCGATGAAACCGATTTCTCGCTACCAGACCATCACGAAATTCTGGCATAGATAG
- a CDS encoding outer membrane lipoprotein-sorting protein, with product MKNFVFKALISSALLISTSFAQTANEIAKKVHDLPSGKTSSYTVSLTLVDKNGKTRNRELVSYFMKEGTTEKTVIVFKTPRDVAGISYLTYDYPDKADGSSVDSDSWIYLPAMKKVRRVSGSSKDDDFQGTDFTYDDLGTRSLNKDNFAILGEEKVNGVDCWILEAKAKDPKAKISRRVSWIDKKTYVTHKGEYYDKQNRLLKTLICDTIKQVKGYWSTQKLTMTNVQSNHKTVYEVKDLKYDEPVNASFFMVSSLERELVK from the coding sequence ATGAAGAATTTTGTTTTCAAAGCACTCATTTCAAGTGCGTTGTTGATTTCCACAAGTTTCGCACAGACTGCAAACGAAATTGCCAAAAAAGTCCACGATTTGCCATCCGGAAAAACATCGTCTTACACCGTTTCGCTCACTCTGGTCGATAAAAACGGCAAAACCCGCAACCGCGAACTCGTCTCTTACTTCATGAAGGAAGGGACAACCGAAAAAACAGTCATCGTATTCAAGACACCACGCGATGTCGCTGGCATCAGTTACTTAACATACGACTATCCCGACAAGGCTGACGGCTCTTCCGTCGATAGCGATAGCTGGATTTACCTCCCCGCCATGAAAAAGGTGCGTCGCGTTTCCGGTTCCAGTAAAGACGATGATTTTCAAGGAACGGACTTTACTTACGACGACTTAGGCACCCGCAGTCTCAACAAAGACAACTTCGCTATCCTTGGCGAAGAAAAGGTAAACGGTGTTGATTGCTGGATTCTCGAAGCCAAGGCCAAAGACCCCAAGGCCAAAATCAGCCGCCGCGTCTCCTGGATCGACAAGAAAACCTACGTGACCCACAAAGGTGAATACTACGACAAGCAAAACCGTCTCCTAAAGACGCTTATTTGCGATACCATCAAGCAGGTAAAGGGCTACTGGAGCACGCAGAAGCTGACCATGACCAATGTCCAGTCTAACCACAAGACCGTGTACGAAGTCAAGGACTTGAAATACGATGAACCCGTAAACGCAAGTTTCTTTATGGTCAGTTCATTGGAACGTGAACTTGTCAAATAG
- a CDS encoding DUF1302 family protein: MFKELSIYGLIFGSSIFAQEINFTGSFTSQVGIGLPHTHENKGDFLLGQNIFDGTIKSYIDEATVVVNAQLVHDALGSQSANGYSALVSDDGSFALKLKEAYIDWKGEMLALRVGRQLVSWGKADDIQITDVICPKDEASFIASDYNESRLGVDAVRLSLLTEKIQADVYYIPFFTPSILPLAKGNPLKAKVFPANVDGIRIYAPEDYRDLEHPSKHVSNSEYAFRASAYTSFADVSLYYFYGWDDTPFFKYDPHTVIYNSADSKDNSSIYDDIFEIDISGKYKRMMMIGLDAAIPAGEFVIRLEEAYFPKRHFQTTAENQIQRQFSGKNVKTSLQKHQLISLAGLDWTPSGGWTLTAQYISDIVFNHEKSIDRRNFEHQATLSVEKTLLNETLTLMVSGALDLRNFSSAGEIEAAYKLTDAITLSIIGDIYYEGPDENKKGLYSDYRNLSSITFKGKMSF, translated from the coding sequence ATGTTTAAAGAGCTCTCCATTTATGGACTTATCTTTGGTTCATCAATTTTCGCGCAGGAAATCAATTTCACAGGAAGTTTCACTTCTCAAGTAGGGATTGGTTTGCCGCACACGCACGAAAACAAAGGTGACTTTTTGCTCGGCCAGAATATTTTCGATGGCACGATAAAATCTTACATTGACGAAGCAACCGTTGTCGTGAACGCGCAATTGGTTCATGACGCTTTAGGCTCCCAATCTGCAAACGGATATTCCGCACTAGTCTCTGACGACGGCTCGTTTGCACTCAAGCTGAAAGAAGCATACATCGACTGGAAAGGCGAAATGCTCGCCCTCAGAGTCGGTCGACAATTAGTCTCTTGGGGAAAAGCAGACGATATTCAAATAACAGATGTCATTTGTCCTAAAGACGAAGCCAGCTTTATCGCTAGCGATTACAATGAATCCAGACTTGGGGTTGATGCCGTGCGTCTTTCACTTTTGACGGAAAAAATCCAAGCGGACGTGTATTACATTCCGTTCTTCACGCCTAGCATTCTGCCGCTTGCAAAAGGCAACCCGCTCAAAGCAAAAGTTTTCCCAGCAAACGTAGATGGGATTAGAATTTACGCACCGGAGGACTACCGCGATTTAGAACATCCAAGCAAACATGTTTCCAACAGCGAATACGCATTTAGGGCAAGTGCCTACACCTCTTTTGCAGACGTGTCGCTGTATTACTTTTACGGCTGGGACGACACCCCATTTTTCAAGTACGACCCCCATACGGTCATATATAATTCTGCGGATTCCAAAGACAACTCAAGTATTTACGATGACATCTTTGAAATTGATATTTCCGGCAAGTACAAACGCATGATGATGATTGGCCTCGATGCCGCCATCCCGGCAGGGGAATTTGTAATTCGACTTGAAGAAGCATATTTCCCCAAACGCCATTTCCAAACAACGGCAGAAAATCAAATACAACGTCAATTCAGCGGTAAAAACGTGAAAACCAGTTTGCAGAAGCACCAACTCATAAGCCTTGCAGGGCTTGATTGGACCCCAAGCGGCGGCTGGACACTTACAGCGCAATACATCTCCGACATTGTATTCAATCACGAAAAAAGTATCGACCGCAGAAACTTTGAACACCAAGCAACATTGAGTGTCGAAAAAACGCTCCTGAACGAAACGTTAACACTCATGGTTTCGGGCGCACTTGATTTGCGTAATTTTTCTAGCGCAGGCGAAATTGAAGCAGCTTACAAGCTAACGGACGCCATCACTTTAAGCATCATCGGAGACATTTACTACGAAGGTCCCGATGAAAACAAAAAAGGATTGTATAGCGACTATCGCAATTTAAGCAGCATTACGTTTAAAGGGAAAATGAGTTTCTAA